A genome region from Fusarium musae strain F31 chromosome 5, whole genome shotgun sequence includes the following:
- a CDS encoding hypothetical protein (EggNog:ENOG41), with the protein MAAVAANNQGTSLDIRVEDFLDDKLQSTSDLEDLDTLIANVELQRNQLQLQLDTAVKELEETRRTADDRQGSLAARIEEFQKLQESIDLRAQIYAASDAPDQAIERLKAPMNKIKAVERAQRYLVLLQDAEKFRAEARSFLPQNPKASLEPYIKLKQHVQKLQGLPGQEGLHLVAYAEAVAASLWDEIKSTMSGELEAVLKQRKWPKIDTHVQMDEEWVNCIEKLIDLQRPEIAHTDKLVTLLPFEIMASIFVSEFRFHFLSDKPTSGAQAFGTHCLPWFIALVEKWEDFFRDNLGYLLAEKFRDTAVATNLAYIDPVSAFITSLLPVLKEKTSLVALEAIKSPSFLSSLMSQLMAFDENVRYKFNYDGGDVENGWSGLTAYILDDHFDTWFEAEKDFALERYNTIMESQDARNIDYDYALQGKMKPTYAAVRVTDLLRSVTSQYERVRTFKHKIRFLIGIQLEILDAYHDRLRDSLQAYQSMSTTFGRTLAANKEDLAILEGTGGFEVLCKVIGSADHIVNTLKDWSNEEFFVSLWDELQTRALHRSSQGNNITSTMSYDDVKDRTSTAVGEKHEDGALFDETASAYNMRRKAAQELLVGALVESHNKAFRAYTNRVQWTTVGETAILGKFACRAVPNILANTVADELAITPELDEPLRILQRNFDFLIRALSTAVFRRVCREALVELQDYLWQSVLMRQSFTTYGAAQFRRDGAALVSTIERYIPNGSSVLDNLTEGMQLLSLPVEAGETSGLTLKEASDRVFADNEEARKVLEELHLEGLSPQGARNILQRRVENNENVGW; encoded by the exons ATGGCAGCTGTAGCCGCCAACAACCAAGGAACATCGCTCGATATCCGAGTTGAGGACTTCCTGGACGATAAGCTTCAGTCTACTTCCGaccttgaggatctcgacACACTTATCGCAAATGTTGAGCTTCAACGAAACCAGCTGCAATTACAGTTAGATACAGCTGTGAAAGAGCTCGAAGAGACCCGACGCACTGCCGACGATCGCCAGGGGTCACTTGCTGCTCGCATAGAAGAGTTTCAAAAGCTTCAAGAGAGCATTGATCTTCGTGCTCAGATCTATGCTGCCTCGGATGCCCCAGATCAGGCCATCGAACGCCTAAAAGCGCCTATGAACAAGATTAAGGCCGTTGAGCGTGCCCAGAGATACCTTGTTCTCTTGCAAGACGCTGAAAAATTTCGAGCAGAGGCGAGATCATTCTTGCCTCAGAACCCCAAAGCTTCATTGGAGCCTTATATCAAGTTGAAACAGCATGTTCAAAAGCTACAAGGCCTACCTGGCCAAGAGGGCCTTCACCTCGTTGCATATGCCGAAGCCGTGGCCGCTTCACTTTGGGATGAGATCAAATCTACTATGTCCGGGGAACTTGAGGCCGTCTTGAAGCAGAGGAAGTGGCCCAAGATTGACACCCATGTACAGATGGACGAGGAATGGGTTAATTGCATAGAAAAGCTCATCGATCTTCAAAGGCCGGAAATAGCACACACTGACAAGCTTGTCACGTTGCTACCGTTTGAAATCATGGCCTCCATCTTTGTCTCCGAGTTTCGCTTCCATTTCCTTAGCGACAAGCCAACCAGCGGTGCCCAGGCATTTGGAACTCATTGCCTCCCATGGTTTATCGCGCTGGTCGAGAAATGGGAAGATTTCTTCCGGGATAATCTGGGCTACTTACTAGCAGAGAAGTTCCGGGACACTGCTGTAGCGACCAACCTGGCTTATATCGACCCTGTTTCTGCCTTTATTACCTCGCTCCTCCCAGTGCTGAAGGAGAAAACCTCATTAGTTGCACTCGAAGCTATCAAGAGCCCCTCCTTTCTCAGCAGTTTAATGTCGCAACTCATGGCATTTGACGAGAATGTTCGCTACAAGTTTAACTACGACGGCGGCGATGTTGAGAACGGATGGTCTGGCTTGACCGCATACATACTGGATGACCACTTTGATACGTGGTTCGAGGCCGAGAAAGATTTCGCCCTtgagagatataatactattatggAGTCACAAGATGCCCGCAATATCGATTATGATTATGCGCTCCAGGGCAAGATGAAGCCAACATATGCTGCTGTGCGTGTCACTGATCTTCTGCGGTCTGTGACAAGTCAGTACGAGAGAGTACGTACCTTTAAGCACAAAATTCGCTTCTTGATCGGCATTCAACTTGAAATCTTGGATGCTTATCACGACCGCCTTCGAGACTCACTCCAGGCTTATCAGAGCATGTCTACGACCTTTGGCCGCACTTTGGCTGCGAATAAGGAGGACCTTGCTATTCTAGAGGGTACAGGTGGTTTCGAGGTACTCTGCAAAGTGATTGGCAGCGCTGATCATATTGTGAATACTCTGAAAGACTGGAGCAACGAAGAG TTCTTTGTCTCTTTGTGGGATGAACTCCAGACTCGAGCATTGCACAGATCTAGCCAGGGCAACAATATTACGAGTACCATGAGCTACGATGATGTGAAGGATCGCACATCTACAGCAGTGGGAGAAAAACATGAAGATGGGGCTCTATTTGATGAGACAGCGAGTGCCTATAACATGCGACGCAAGGCTGCTCAAGAACTTCTCGTGGGCGCTTTGGTCGAGTCGCACAATAAAGCCTTCCGAGCATACACCAACCGTGTTCAATGGACAACTGTCGGTGAAACTGCTATCCTTGGTAAGTTCGCATGCCGTGCTGTTCCCAACATATTGGCTAACACGGTAGCAGATGAGCTTGCTATTACGCCAGAACTTGATGAGCCACTTCGCATCCTCCAGCGCAACTTTGACTTTCTCATCAGAGCTCTTTCGACTGCAGTGTTTCGCCGCGTCTGCCGAGAAGCCCTTGTCGAGCTTCAAGATTATCTATGGCAAAGTGTCCTTATGCGCCAGTCGTTCACCACTTACGGTGCAGCCCAGTTCCGTCGCGACGGCGCTGCCTTGGTTTCTACTATCGAACGCTACATTCCCAATGGTTCATCTGTCCTTGATAACTTGACCGAGGGTATGCAGCTCCTGAGTCTTCCGGTTGAAGCGGGCGAGACGAGTGGCTTGACACTCAAGGAAGCCAGCGATCGAGTCTTCGCTGACAACGAAGAGGCGCGCAAGGTACTAGAGGAACTACATCTTGAAGGGCTGTCACCGCAAGGTGCAAGAAACATTCTGCAGCGTCGTGTAGAGAACAACGAGAACGTAGGGTGGTAA
- a CDS encoding hypothetical protein (EggNog:ENOG41): MGSGTSSSSSSSSRRQKVQVGWYPLLLAGCSSSSPLIPDIFLLSIYYKDYTAVPDTAQVDYNLHSAIENIAGDASLQARVGYFGICINPDGGSWLCSNNATALAKEVDVDQDPLNLIWLAAQFKDMIVFPYLIIIAIIFAFVCLLLLATFPGWHEETDSEGSDREVKPFPSRPVSQIALALIFISAIFVLVSVLWQHTASVAASVIAQDFGNGAVKSGVGTSAMVLGWFSFALLIVVTIGLLIMILSISVLSSMV; the protein is encoded by the exons ATGGGTTCCGGgacgagcagcagcagcagctcgtCCTCAAGAAGGCAAAAAGTCCAGGTCGGCTGGTATC CACTGCTTCTCGCTGGCTgttcatcttcctccccaCTTATCCCCGACATCTTCCTACTATCCATCTACTACAAGGACTACACAGCAGTGCCCGATACAGCCCAGGTCGACTACAATCTCCACTCAGCTATCGAGAACATCGCAGGTGACGCTTCGTTGCAAGCTCGCGTTGGTTACTTCGGTATCTGTATCAACCCCGACGGTGGTTCCTGGCTGTGCAGCAACAATGCCACTGCACTGGCTAAGGAGGTTGATGTGGACCAAGAtcctctcaacctcatctgGCTGGCTGCTCAATTTAAAGATATGATCGTATTCCCATATCTCAT TATCattgccatcatctttgctttcgtctgcctcctccttctcgcgACTTTCCCCGGGTGGCACGAGGAGACTGATTCAGAAGGCTCTGATCGCGAAGTCAAGCCTTTCCCGTCTCGTCCCGTCTCTCAAATTGCCCTTGCCCTGATCTTTATCTCAGCCATCTTCGTCCTTGTATCTGTGCTATGGCAACATACAGCGTCCGTGGCCGCCTCGGTTATAGCCCAGGATTTCGGAAACGGAGCTGTCAAGAGTGGTGTAGGTACCAGCGCCATGGTCTTGGGTTGGTTCTCATTCGCCCTACTGATAGTCGTTACTATCGGTCTACTCATTATGATCCTCAGTATAAGCGTTCTCAGTTCGATGGTATAG
- a CDS encoding hypothetical protein (EggNog:ENOG41): MPNPLKAIHASFNLLTCALDHDQVPNDIRRSLELVRTCDSDLQHLIELRQECLHLLQRRPRVLERVHNIIESARRGLQEVCEIVERCRPETDRGGKTTFSKCMAWVLVDASEFKSQEPIVSRHHAAVLAELNFLRQIALLAPVPETVRAEDKCGVREEAAVIDNIDDDAIFAPGTPVSSSINEFADDAYGACA; this comes from the exons ATGCCCAACCCCCTCAAGGCAATACATGCAAGTTTCAACCTCCTGACCTGCGCGCTGGACCACGACCAGGTCCCAAATGATATCCGTCGCAGTCTCGAGCTCGTTCGAACATGCGACTCAGATCTTCAGCATCTCATAGAACTACGTCAAGAatgtctccatcttcttcagcgcCGCCCAAGGGTTCTTGAGCGCGTACACAACATTATCGAGTCAGCTCGAAGAGGACTCCAAGAAGTCTGCGAGATTGTCGAGAGATGTCGACCAGAGACCGACAGAGGTGGAAAGACCACATTTTCGAAATGCATGGCATGGGTGCTTGTAGATGCGAGTGAGTTCAAGAGCCAGGAGCCTATTGTTAGTCGACATCATGCTGCTGTGCTCGCTGAGTTGAACTTTTTGAGACAGATAGCTCTTTTGGCTCCTGTTCCCGAAACCGTGAGAGCTGAGGACAAGTGTGGTgtaagagaagaagctgcaGT AatcgacaacatcgacgACGACGCCATCTTCGCTCCAGGTACcccagtctcttcatcgatCAACGAGTTCGCAGACGATGCATATGGAGCATGCGCCTGA
- a CDS encoding hypothetical protein (EggNog:ENOG41), giving the protein MEEQPDLAISVDLGTTFTGVAWMRHGIPIQVVNDWPGSDDRGDRKVPTTIVYNADGSISSWGFMCADDDHDTTKTRRDFFKIFLDPETLDAAQHQGLSNVPQSTAQARQFVTDYLKQIYAHIKDSIEMRMGIKHVGGWDSMAVLFLFSAPTTWTSMAIINTFKGAIHDAGFGTGGPKHSALVDLTESEAAAVATLKTGAISLKENSVFLTVDAGGGTTDLALMRATSTNSSFPQLSQVAAVSGVGVGSSLIDRAFARLVSQRMAANPDFKLPADFAARMARSQGFKSVKHKFGEKVYMQPVYKIMMEGVGYDVSHEGLGVQDGRMLFTKQDIQALFDVHIEAIMARIHKRLDWLTEKGLSKQVEYVILSGGLGSSAYVREVLQEHLTKLQHPNARNILVIPSQDPQLVVARGVLENKRQRMESGNKSVLSTWIARASYGVIVQEVYMPARHFDEEVRQDPWDPTVKWATNQIQWLIKKGDTVDPDSPLVKRFEIRLKDGDTTRAWDAEIVVSNNEAEWLPRSLKQAGVMRLCSVKSNLAGIEQHQLVLKEKRGTCFRRGHKFYICRFDIRVIVAPADLRFELWFGGTKFSGNHQPISVQWDAAKG; this is encoded by the exons ATGGAAGAGCAACCGGACTTGGCTATCTCTGTGGACCTTGGTACGACCTTTACGG GTGTTGCCTGGATGAGGCATGGAATCCCTATTCAGGTAGTCAACGACTGGCCGGGGAGCGACGACAGAGGTGATCGAAAAGTCCCCACGACAATCGTATACAACGCCGATGGAAGCATCTCATCTTGGGGGTTCATGTGTGCTGATGATGACCACGACACGACCAAGACACGTCGGGacttcttcaagatctttCTAGATCCAGAGACCCTCGACGCAGCACAGCATCAGGGCCTAAGCAATGTCCCGCAAAGCACTGCCCAGGCTCGCCAATTCGTGACAGATTATCTGAAGCAGATATATGCGCATATCAAAGATAGCATAGAAATGCGCATGGGCATAAAACATGTCGGTGGATGGGACTCCATGGCCGTCCTATTCCTCTTCAGTGCGCCCACGACATGGACGAGTATGGCtatcatcaacaccttcaAAGGCGCAATCCATGATGCTGGATTCGGAACCGGGGGCCCAAAACACTCAGCATTGGTTGATCTCACAGAGTCCGAGGCTGCAGCCGTGGCAACTCTCAAGACTGGAGCTATAAGCCTCAAGGAAAACAGCGTGTTTCTGACCGTGGATGCAGGAGGTGGCACAACAGACCTCGCTCTGATGCGAGCCACTTCCACAAACTCGAGCTTTCCACAGCTTTCTCAAGTCGCTGCCGTCAGCGGTGTAGGTGTTGGCTCCTCACTTATTGATCGCGCTTTCGCAAGACTTGTCTCACAAAGAATGGCCGCGAATCCCGACTTCAAGCTTCCGGCTGACTTTGCCGCACGCATGGCTCGAAGCCAAGGATTCAAGAGCGTCAAGCACAAGTTTGGCGAAAAGGTATACATGCAGCCAGTATACAAAATTATGATGGAGGGTGTAGGATACGATGTGAGCCACGAAGGCCTCGGAGTTCAAGATGGACGCATGCTTTTTACCAA GCAAGACATTCAAGCTCTCTTCGATGTCCATATCGAAGCAATCATGGCCCGGATTCACAAGCGACTTGACTGGTTGACCGAAAAGGGCCTTTCAAAACAAGTG GAGTATGTGATTCTGTCCGGTGGTCTGGGTAGTTCAGCCTACGTCCGTGAGGTTCTCCAAGAACACTTGACCAAGCTACAACATCCAAATGCCCGAAATATCCTTGTTATACCCTCCCAAGACCCGCAACTTGTTGTTGCTCGTGGGGTTCTCGAGAACAAGCGACAGAGGATGGAGTCGGGGAATAAATCCGTGCTCAGCACTTGGATTGCTCGAGCGAGCTACGGCGTAATCGTCCAGGAGGTCTATATGCCTGCACGGCACTTCGATGAAGAAGTCCGACAAGATCCGTGGGACCCAACTGTGAAGTGGGCGACTAATCAGATCCAATGGTTGATCAAAAAG GGAGATACCGTGGACCCGGACTCTCCGTTGGTCAAACGATTTGAAATCAGGCTGAAAGATGGAGACACTACACGCGCATGGGACGCAGAAATTGTAGTGTCAAACAACGAGGCCGAATGGCTTCCTCGAAGCCTAAAACAAGCCGGCGTTATGAGACTTTGTTCTGTAAAGAGCAACCTCGCTGGCATCGAACAACACCAGCTCGTCCTCAAAGAAAAGCGAGGAACTTGTTTCCGGCGTGGACACAAGTTCTACATTTGTAGGTTCGATATTCGAGTTATTGTTGCTCCAGCAGACCTGAGATTTGAGCTCTGGTTTGGGGGGACGAAATTCTCTGGCAATCACCAGCCTATCTCAGTCCAATGGGATGCAGCTAAAGGGTAA
- a CDS encoding hypothetical protein (EggNog:ENOG41~CAZy:GH47): MLPLRRRGRFYAIVAVAMVFLLYRFMQNSWSQAPHFETVKQPSQPASDPVQGSKEAFEPPVVPPPVQLPDSEQGSNAANKPKPAVPQDGPTVPEKVAEKVDTPAEEKPAVDKPISVGDAALPDDRKEEHKQPADQSTPQIPDVHFKDPPKQADNPDIPDVNVDGSKVHWTKPKENFPIPPESIRPVPTGTAPSINRIQFDFQPEDVQTSTTRLDRLKRVKAEIERAWTGYRKFAFPHDELKPASMKYRDTFCGWGATLIDSLDTLWIAGMKEEFDEAAKAVANVDFTYSDRNDIPVFETTIRYLGGLIAAYDVSGGSSGQYKILLDKAVELAEILMGVFDTPNRMPLLYYRWHEPYASQPHRASTVGIAELGTLSMEFTRLAQLTGTNKYYDAIDRITDALIEMQAAGTDIPGLFPERIDASGCNRTATTRTESLSQEAREQVNSADLTREPEGFDPTKLGGDLASPAQLPQADSRWEDKLQRRDVPVDTDEATKAGDQTPARSGPQQAPPLAADGSSADWDCKPQGLVSSSPNYGHYHMGGAQDSAYEYFPKQYLLLNGLEPKYRPLYENTIDAINEWLLYRPMIKDDGWDVFFTGKLTTSSRGDSEWLKTYDMAHLACFVGGMYGLGGKIFGRDGDIDKAKKLTDGCVWAYQSTVTGIMPEYAHLVACPALEKCAFSEESWYEDLDPNREWRDSEFRKWSDGEAQRKLAEGAAPAAAQHNKPDDSSKGPEPVVNPPKVVRRAGIPMPELDRSMEEDDSEFGSTLPDSLKQKIGLNKDGSEKTKAEKADSGKTDSEKAKPAPVELENKPAAVQDTTENTIAPKPVTVDSFDAVRNAEQVAGSDDIPLERPVTHEEYVKSRIQREKLPPGYTDIINRNYILRPEAIESVWYMYRITGDTTWMDKGWKMFQATIAATRTEFANSAIEDVMGTENNLKDEMESFWISETLKYYYLLFSEPNVISLDEWVLNTEAHPFKRST, translated from the exons ATGCTTCCACTTCGTCGGCGTGGACGATTTTACGCCATAGTCGCTGTGGCTATGGTCTTCCTGCTGTACCGATTCATGCAAAATTCATGGTCACAGGCTCCTCACTTCGAAACGGTGAAGCAACCGAGCCAGCCAGCTTCTGACCCAGTACAGGGCTCCAAAGAAGCTTTTGAACCGCCTGTCGTACCGCCGCCCGTCCAGCTTCCCGATTCCGAGCAGGGTTCCAACGCTGCCAATAAACCCAAACCAGCTGTGCCCCAAGATGGACCAACTGTACCAGAGAAGGTTGCAGAGAAAGTCGACACACCGGCAGAAGAGAAGCCTGCCGTCGATAAACCCATCTCTGTTGGGGACGCTGCGCTGCCAGACGACAGGAAGGAGGAGCACAAGCAGCCGGCCGACCAAAGCACACCACAGATTCCCGATGTTCACTTCAAGGACCCTCCTAAGCAGGCCGACAACCCTGATATTCCTGATGTCAACGTTGATGGATCCAAAGTTCACTggaccaagcccaaggagaACTTCCCTATTCCCCCTGAGTCAATCAGACCAGTCCCAACCGGCACAGCTCCCAGTATCAACAGAATCCAGTTCGACTTCCAACCCGAAGACGTACAGACAAGTACCACTCGGTTGGATCGACTGAAACGTGTCAAGGCAGAGATTGAACGGGCCTGGACTGGTTATCGCAAATTTGCATTCCCACATGATGAACTCAAGCCTGCTTCTATGAAGTATCGCGACACTTTTTGTGGCTGGGGCGCGACACTCATCGATTCGCTTGATACTCTTTGGATCGCTGGTatgaaggaggagtttgatgaAGCCGCCAAGGCTGTCGCCAATGTCGACTTCACTTACTCCGACCGTAACGACATTCCCGTTTTTGAAACTACCATTCGTTACTTGGGTGGCCTTATCGCTGCGTACGATGTTAGTGGTGGATCCTCTGGCCAGTATAAGATTCTGCTGGATAAGGCCGTCGAACTTGCGGAGATCCTTATGGGCGTTTTTGATACACCTAACCGCATGCCCCTATTATATTATCGATGGCATGAGCCTTATGCTTCTCAACCCCACCGAGCGAGCACTGTTGGAATCGCCGAGCTTGGAACTCTGTCTATGGAGTTCACTCGCCTCGCTCAATTGACGGGTACCAACAAATACTATGATGCTATTGACCGTATCACCGACGCCTTGATTGAGATGCAAGCAGCGGGTACTGATATTCCAGGACTTTTCCCCGAACGCATCGATGCCTCTGGATGTAATAGGACCGCTACCACTCGGACTGAAAGCCTCAGCCAAGAGGCCCGGGAGCAAGTCAATTCTGCCGACCTGACTAGGGAACCCGAAGGATTTGATCCCACGAAACTGGGCGGAGATTTAGCCTCTCCCGCACAGCTCCCTCAGGCTGATAGTCGTTGGGAGGATAAGCTCCAACGCCGCGATGTTCCTGTAGATACCGATGAGGCAACTAAAGCGGGTGACCAGACACCGGCTCGATCTGGGCCGCAACAGGCGCCCCCTCTTGCTGCAGATGGATCTTCGGCAGACTGGGATTGCAAGCCTCAGGGTCTTGTTTCCAGTAGCCCTAACTACGGACATTACCATATGGGAGGTGCCCAAGATTCAGCCTACGAGTATTTCCCCAAG CAATATTTGCTCTTGAATGGTCTGGAACCCAAGTATCGCCCGCTCTATGAGAACACCATCGACGCGATTAATGAATGGCTGCTTTATCGACCTATGATCAAAGACGACGGCTGGGATGTGTTCTTCACAGGAAAGTTGACGACTTCTAGCCGGGGTGACTCAGAATGGTTAAAGACCTACGACATGGCTCATCTCGCATGCTTCGTTGGAGGCATGTATGGACTAGGCGGTAAGATCTTTGGTCGTGATGGGGATATTGACAAGGCCAAAAAGCTCACTGATGGTTGCGTGTGGGCATATCAGTCAACGGTTACTGGTATAATGCCTGAATATGCCCACCTGGTCgcctgccctgccctggaAAAGTGTGCTTTCAGTGAAGAGAGTTGGTATGAGGATCTCGACCCTAACAGAGAATGGCGCGATAGTGAGTTTCGGAAATGGTCAGACGGCGAGGCCCAGAGGAAGCTCGCAGAAGGAGCTGCTCCCGCCGCTGCCCAGCATAACAAGCCCGATGATTCAAGCAAGGGACCAGAGCCTGTTGTTAATCCGCCAAAGGTGGTCAGGCGGGCAGGAATACCGATGCCTGAGCTGGATAGGAGTATGGAAGAGGACGACTCGGAGTTTGGATCAACGCTCCCCGATTCGCTCAAGCAGAAAATTGGACTGAACAAGGACGGGTCTGAAAAGACCAAAGCAGAAAAGGCTGATTCGGGCAAGACTGATTCGGAGAAAGCCAAACCTGCCCCAGTCGAGCTAGAAAACAAACCCGCTGCTGTCCAAGATACAACGGAAAACACCATCGCGCCGAAGCCTGTCACCGTAGACAGCTTTGATGCCGTCAGAAACGCAGAACAAGTTGCTGGTTCTGATGATATACCTCTGGAGAGGCCCGTGACGCACGAGGAGTACGTCAAGTCGAGGATTCAAAGAGAAAAATTACCTCCAGGCTACACCGATATAATTAATCGGAATTACATCCTTCG ACCTGAGGCGATTGAATCTGTTTGGTACATGTATCGCATTACTGGCGATACTACCTGGATGGACAAGGGTTGGAAGATGTTCCAGGCTACAATTGCTGCTACTCGCACCGAATTCGCCAACAGCGCCATCGAAGATGTGATGGGTACAGAGAATAATCTGAAGGACGAGATGGAGAGCTTCTGGATTTCTGAGACTCTCAAGTACTACTATCTTCTCTTTTCAGAGCCTAACGTCATAAGCCTTGACGAATGGGTTCTCAACACGGAAGCACATCCTTTCAAGAGGTCAACATGA
- the CCT7_1 gene encoding T-complex protein 1 subunit eta (EggNog:ENOG41), translating into MPIHFQFFANWSKLLDIVHPAARILVDIARSQDAEVGDGTTSVVVLAGEILKEVKEHVEQGVSSQIIIKGLRRASQMAVNKIKEVAVSTNEGNRRDTLIKLASTAMTSKLIKRNTTFFTKMVVDAVLSLDQDDLNEKLIGIKKIPGGSLTDSLFVNGVAFKKTFSYAGFEQQPKSFEQPKIVCLNVELELKAEKDNAEVRVEQVSEYQAIVDAEWQIIYKKLEAVYKTGAKVVLSKLPIGDLATQFFADRDVFCAGRVAGDDMERVVQATGAVVQSTCSDILPEHLGTCGKFEERQIGGERFNFFEDCPEAKTCTLVLRGGAEQFIAEVERSLHDAIMIVKRAIRNHLIVGGGGATEMEVSAYLHQFADKNISTKQQAIIKSFAKALEIIPRQLCDNAGFDATDILNKLRVAHRRGQTWAGVDFQNEGVTDMMEQFVWEPALVKINAIQAATEASCLILGVDETIRNEESAKPQAPGQLPPGAAQRALRGRGRGMPRR; encoded by the exons ATGCCCATTCACTTCCAGTTCTTTGCTAACTGGTCAAAGCTTCTCGACATCGTCCACCCCGCCGCAAGAATTCTCGTCGATATTGCTCGATCGCAAGATGCCGAAGTCGGTGATGGAACCACATCAGTCGTTGTCCTTGCCGGCGAGATCCTGAAGGAGGTCAAGGAACACGTTGAGCAGGGTGTTAGCTCTCAGATTATCATTAAGGGTCTGAGGAGGGCATCTCAGATGGCTgtcaacaagatcaaggaggtTGCTGTTAGCACAAACGAGGGCAACCGCCGTGATACTCTTATCAAGCTGGCTTCTACTGCCATGACAAGCAAGCTGATCAAGAGAAATACTACATTCTTCACCAAGA TGGTTGTCGATGCCGTCTTGTCCCTTGACCAGGACGACCTCAACGAGAAGCTCATCggcatcaagaagatcccTGGTGGTTCCCTGACCGACTCCCTCTTCGTTAACGGTGTCGCCTTTAAGAAGACCTTTTCCTATGCCGGTTTCGAACAACAACCAAAATCTTTCGAGCAACCCAAGATCGTGTGCTTGAACGTCGAGCTGGAGctcaaggccgagaaggacAACGCCGAGGTCCGTGTTGAGCAGGTTTCCGAGTACCAGGCAATCGTCGATGCGGAGTGGCAGATTATctacaagaagcttgaggcaGTCTACAAGACTGGTGCCAAGGTTGTGCTCAGCAAGCTGCCCATCGGTGACCTGGCCACACAATTTTTCGCTGATCGAGATGTCTTCTGTGCTGGTCGtgtggctggtgatgatatGGAGCGCGTTGTCCAGGCCACTGGTGCTGTTGTTCAATCGACATGTTCCGATATTCTGCCCGAGCATCTGGGTACCTGCGGCAAGTTCGAGGAGCGCCAGATAGGTGGTGAGCGTTTCAACTTTTTCGAGGACTGTCCCGAGGCCAAGACTTGCACCCTCGTCCTCCGCGGAGGCGCTGAGCAGTTTATTGCTGAAGTTGAGCGATCGCTGCACGATGCCATCATGATCGTTAAGCGTGCCATCCGAAACCATCTCATTGTCGGCGGCGGTGGTGCTACTGAGATGGAAGTTTCAGCATACCTTCACCAGTTCGCTGATAAGAACATCTCTACCAAGCAGCAAGCTATTATCAAGTCTTttgccaaggctcttgagatcaTCCCTCGCCAGCTTTGTGACAATGCTGGTTTCGATGCCACTGATATTCTCAACAAGCTCCGTGTTGCGCACCGAAGGGGTCAGACATGGGCTGGTGTTGATTTCCAGAACGAGGGCGTTACTGACATGATGGAACAATTTGTCTGGGAGCCCgctcttgtcaagatcaacGCTATCCAGGCTGCTACCGAGGCCAGCTGCCTCATCCTTGGAGTCGACGAGACTATCCGCAATGAGGAGAGTGCTAAGCCTCAGGCTCCTGGTCAGCTACCGCCAGGTGCTGCGCAGCGTGCTCTGCGGGGTCGCGGACGTGGCATGCCCCGGAGGTAA
- the CCT7_2 gene encoding T-complex protein 1 subunit eta — MSFGGQTPTIIVLKEGTDTSQGKGQIISNINACLAVQATIKSTLGPYGGDLLMVDENGRQTITNDGATVMKVRSAR, encoded by the exons ATGTCCTTCGGAGGCCAAACGCCGACGATTATCGTCCTCAAGGAAG GAACCGATACTTCCCAGGGCAAGGGACAGatcatctccaacatcaaTGCCTGCCTCGCCGTCCAGGCTACAATCAAGTCCACTCTAGGTCCTTACGGCGGTGACCTTTTGatggttgatgagaatggccgaCAAACTATCACCAACGACGGCGCCACCGTGATGAAGGTTCGAAGCGCTCGATAA